A genome region from Panthera leo isolate Ple1 chromosome A2, P.leo_Ple1_pat1.1, whole genome shotgun sequence includes the following:
- the CLEC17A gene encoding C-type lectin domain family 17, member A isoform X3 — translation MHMYTNSGCQDLPGTREEEEDGDDYENMAPPYKDLPPKPDSMAPPRPPRAGKKTENPPLPCKSPKIKGLDLTPVICTSPPLGVNPECPPFQPSLAATPGSQLSQKSRCPGCYQEERLVVFLCLLVVVSLLLGCTGLAVTLIKYQEVVGELRMLTFQQTAWQASVTGTAGLAGLKKDIDHIRTNTNQSLVELRGLLDCTRITCPEDWLPFEGKCYYFSPRTKSWDEARKFCQENYSHLVIINTINEQLLGPRGAQQHQR, via the exons ATGCACATGTATACCAACTCTGGATGCCAGGACCTGCCAG ggaccagagaggaggaggaggatggcgATGATTACGAGAACATGGCACCCCCCTACAAGGATCTCCCTCCCAAGCCAG ACTCGATGGCCCCACCGAGGCCTCCGAGGGCAG gaaagaaaacagagaaccCCCCACTGCCTTGCAAGTCCCCAAAGATCAAAG GTCTGGACCTCACCCCAGTCATCTGCACATCTCCTCCACTGG gTGTCAATCCAGAATGCCCTCCGTTCCAGCCGTCCCTAGCCG CCACCCCGGGGTCCCAGCTCAGTCAGAAGTCCAGATGTCCTGGGTGCTACCAGGAGGAGAGACTGGTGGTGTTCCTGTGCCTGCTGGTGGTGGTGTCACTGCTCCTGGGCTGCACTGGTCTGGCTGTGACCCTTATCAAGT ACCAGGAGGTGGTGGGAGAGCTGAGAATGTTGACCTTTCAGCAGACGGCATGGCAAGCAAGTG TGACTGGCACGGCAGGGCTGGCTGGCCTGAAGAAGGATATTGACCACATAAGAACTAACACCAACCAGTCCCTGGTAGAACTTCGGGGCTTATTAG ACTGTACCAGGATCACCTGCCCTGAGGACTGGCTCCCCTTTGAGGGCAAGTGTTACTACTTCTCCCCAAGGACCAAGTCATGGGATGAAGCCCGGAAGTTCTGCCAGGAGAATTACTCTCACTTGGTCATCATCAATACCATCAACGAACAG